A region from the Cystobacter ferrugineus genome encodes:
- a CDS encoding ATP-binding protein: MRLRTRLALAFALLALVPLAVMVPFTLTRLRATLSRSLDARMEGATTSGKEAIDRTAATVCRAVEELVESPAMEDLARESRDAPSRAIRADTARPLMKSRGLTVLSLFDRQGTTLSSGHLPARRGDPDPVLFAVTREKSPQPVPVTVSVRGNEGLREVPALVTARPVDYGDARLWVVGGVLLDEGLAAHLSRLTQAEVTLLTGGAVVAKAGKVTPPTVARVLPLSESISVRLVFSRAAEREATLGVLRSFLLLAGLGLAFAVLLGLLVARRITQPVEALTEGARRVGQGALDERVQVETTGEVGELVKTFNHMTTELRSTTERLVASERVAAWQEVARRLAHEIKNPLTPIRMSIETLLAVQDAKDARFPAIFRQSAGVILEEVDRLRRIVDEFSQFARMPKPQLEPVDLGELARNVLSLYATPPEGIHLHSEVQPGVVARADRDQLTQVLVNLVKNAEEAMARGGGNLHVRVKGTEREALVEVQDSGPGIPPEHRARIFEPYFTTKEGGTGLGLAIAARILQEHGGKLDVGGEPGQGACFTLSLPRSI, translated from the coding sequence ATGAGGCTGAGGACGCGGCTGGCGCTGGCCTTCGCGCTGCTGGCCCTGGTGCCGCTGGCGGTGATGGTGCCCTTCACGCTGACGCGACTGCGCGCCACGCTCTCGAGGAGCCTGGACGCGCGGATGGAGGGAGCCACCACCTCGGGGAAGGAGGCGATTGATCGGACCGCGGCCACGGTGTGCCGGGCGGTGGAGGAGCTGGTGGAGAGCCCCGCCATGGAAGATCTCGCGCGCGAGTCCCGCGATGCGCCCTCGCGGGCGATCCGGGCGGACACGGCGCGGCCGTTGATGAAGAGCCGGGGCCTCACGGTGTTGTCGCTCTTCGACCGGCAGGGGACGACGCTGTCCTCGGGGCATCTGCCAGCGCGCCGGGGGGATCCGGATCCGGTGCTCTTCGCGGTGACGCGGGAGAAGTCGCCCCAGCCGGTGCCGGTGACGGTGTCGGTGCGGGGCAACGAGGGGCTGCGCGAGGTGCCCGCGCTCGTCACCGCGAGGCCGGTGGACTACGGCGACGCGCGGCTGTGGGTGGTGGGGGGCGTGTTGCTGGACGAGGGGCTGGCGGCGCACCTGTCACGACTGACGCAGGCGGAGGTGACGCTGCTGACGGGAGGCGCGGTGGTGGCGAAGGCGGGCAAGGTGACGCCGCCCACGGTGGCGCGGGTGTTGCCGCTGAGCGAGAGCATCTCGGTGCGGCTCGTGTTCAGCCGGGCGGCGGAGCGCGAGGCCACGTTGGGGGTGCTGCGCTCCTTCCTGCTGCTGGCGGGGTTGGGGTTGGCGTTCGCGGTGCTGCTGGGACTGCTGGTGGCCCGGCGCATCACCCAGCCGGTGGAGGCGCTGACGGAGGGCGCGCGGCGGGTGGGCCAGGGGGCGCTGGACGAGCGGGTGCAGGTGGAGACGACGGGCGAGGTGGGCGAGCTGGTGAAGACGTTCAACCACATGACGACGGAGCTGCGCTCGACGACGGAGCGGTTGGTGGCGAGCGAGCGCGTGGCGGCGTGGCAGGAGGTGGCGAGGCGGCTGGCACATGAGATCAAGAACCCGCTGACGCCCATCCGCATGTCGATCGAGACGTTGCTGGCGGTGCAGGACGCGAAGGACGCGCGCTTCCCGGCGATCTTCCGGCAGAGCGCGGGAGTCATCCTGGAAGAGGTGGACCGGCTGAGGCGCATCGTGGACGAGTTCAGCCAGTTCGCGCGGATGCCCAAGCCGCAGTTGGAGCCGGTGGACCTGGGGGAGCTGGCGAGGAACGTGCTGTCGCTCTACGCGACGCCGCCCGAGGGGATTCACCTGCACTCGGAGGTGCAGCCGGGGGTGGTGGCGCGGGCGGACCGGGACCAGTTGACGCAGGTGTTGGTCAACCTGGTGAAGAACGCCGAGGAGGCGATGGCGCGAGGGGGAGGCAACCTGCACGTGCGGGTGAAGGGGACGGAGCGGGAGGCACTGGTGGAGGTGCAGGACAGCGGCCCCGGGATTCCGCCCGAGCACCGTGCCCGCATCTTCGAGCCCTACTTCACGACGAAGGAGGGCGGCACGGGATTGGGGCTGGCCATCGCCGCGCGCATCCTCCAGGAGCACGGTGGCAAGCTGGACGTGGGCGGCGAGCCGGGCCAGGGCGCCTGCTTCACCCTGTCCCTGCCCCGCTCCATTTGA
- a CDS encoding peptide ABC transporter substrate-binding protein: protein MTLRPALLASLLLLGASTARAAGRTPYGGELRLAHTGPATPAVPSLADTPLEATLLGLVSRSVCQLTPEGQAAPALALSMSRPFPQVVRLVLPSPAQAQALVQAWARLSSPEETSPYRALLFPLRDEGRRLSATGDTLELTLAFPWPDQERALCHPTLAPPRSSAAALGPFSSASATAQTLEARLSWPPGRPYLDTLRPRATDERGLTRLLSTHGTQVALGVPPDPGSSTGAALYATYLAWSPRRVPVDFRQAVENALDREDLTRLFVRGPAEPMPHLLPSALMPKAAGPRPPRPPVPAGGRQVTLLYDTDNEDQRAVAERLQVKLHDQGYTVALTALPRAGLRARWAKGDYELMLHSLLLPPVPGPALAVVLDAAGRKDLLGVELPRIGALPDAAARDARVRERALVLAPSLPLLPLYAQGLALRAEPEVGGLVFDAQGLPVLEGVWLAPAPVGGSGGRR from the coding sequence ATGACGCTCCGCCCCGCCCTCCTCGCCAGCCTCCTGCTGCTCGGTGCCTCCACGGCCCGGGCGGCGGGACGGACTCCCTACGGAGGAGAGCTGCGCCTCGCCCACACGGGACCCGCCACGCCCGCGGTGCCCTCGCTCGCCGATACGCCGCTGGAGGCCACCCTGCTCGGGCTCGTCTCCCGCTCCGTCTGCCAGCTCACCCCCGAGGGACAGGCCGCGCCCGCGCTCGCCCTGTCGATGTCCCGCCCCTTTCCCCAGGTGGTGCGGCTCGTACTGCCCTCGCCCGCCCAGGCCCAGGCGCTCGTCCAGGCATGGGCCCGGCTCTCCAGTCCCGAGGAGACCTCGCCCTACCGCGCGCTCCTCTTCCCCCTGCGCGACGAGGGCCGACGGCTCTCCGCCACGGGCGACACCCTGGAGCTGACGCTCGCCTTCCCCTGGCCCGATCAGGAGAGGGCCCTGTGCCACCCCACCCTCGCGCCGCCGCGCTCGTCCGCCGCCGCGCTCGGCCCGTTCTCCTCCGCCTCCGCCACCGCGCAGACCCTGGAGGCGCGGCTCTCCTGGCCTCCCGGGCGGCCGTACCTGGACACGCTGCGCCCACGCGCCACCGATGAGCGGGGACTCACGCGCCTGCTGTCGACGCACGGCACCCAGGTGGCGCTCGGCGTGCCTCCGGATCCGGGCAGCAGCACGGGCGCGGCGCTGTACGCCACCTATCTGGCCTGGTCGCCCCGGCGGGTGCCGGTGGACTTCCGGCAGGCGGTGGAGAACGCCCTGGACCGCGAGGACCTCACGCGCCTCTTCGTGCGCGGGCCCGCCGAGCCCATGCCGCACCTGCTGCCCTCGGCGCTGATGCCCAAGGCCGCGGGGCCCCGTCCGCCCCGCCCGCCCGTGCCCGCTGGGGGGCGGCAGGTGACGCTGCTCTACGACACGGACAACGAGGATCAACGCGCGGTGGCCGAGCGGCTCCAGGTGAAACTGCACGACCAGGGCTACACGGTGGCCCTGACGGCGCTGCCCCGCGCTGGGCTCCGGGCGCGCTGGGCGAAGGGGGACTACGAGCTGATGCTCCACTCTCTGCTGTTGCCCCCGGTGCCGGGCCCCGCCCTGGCGGTGGTGCTGGACGCGGCGGGCCGCAAGGATCTGCTGGGCGTGGAGCTGCCTCGCATCGGCGCGTTGCCGGACGCGGCGGCACGGGATGCCCGGGTGCGCGAGCGGGCCCTCGTGCTCGCCCCGTCCCTGCCGCTGCTGCCGCTCTATGCGCAGGGACTGGCACTGCGCGCCGAGCCGGAGGTGGGCGGACTCGTCTTCGATGCCCAGGGGCTGCCCGTGCTGGAGGGCGTCTGGCTCGCGCCGGCCCCGGTGGGGGGCTCGGGAGGGAGGAGATGA
- a CDS encoding FG-GAP repeat domain-containing protein gives MSRALAAALLLAAALAAAADSAPARAALERLAQTVAKDVGEARPEAPVALFLSGASPELRRAWGTLLAARLAERGLAPFVLDAPSAEAAEPLARDRGARALVRLSLSLEAGKLHARGDVVGTWVNFWSGRTPSRPSAPAAALVHAVEADAAILALAAVAPPPAPPPATGTPRPLRFVGASFTHLPTPPAALAAGDLDGDGRDEVVVLTERAVQVFAADGRLVAERSLDVLPPSTAATREPFGAVAILSGPPRIAAFSTRFAHGTVLALEQGALRFVSRLESVPLGPEARGAFVPGQTAFTPEVRLGSGEQRLEHVPARFTSFSAAGSQVLLVHPDGSGSFYAQPSAAPVALSGLGAGSLLGDVDGDGTPELLTTSPEFQPTPDVLRVFPTKGGLSLSREPLWQGPLPAGRALLGVTANLDGDAFREVLVGLTRPDGSGELFLLRQGAP, from the coding sequence GTGAGCCGCGCCCTCGCCGCCGCGCTGCTGCTCGCCGCCGCCCTCGCCGCCGCCGCTGACTCGGCTCCCGCGCGCGCCGCGCTCGAACGGCTCGCCCAGACGGTGGCGAAGGACGTGGGCGAGGCCCGGCCCGAGGCCCCCGTGGCCCTGTTCCTCTCGGGGGCATCCCCCGAGTTGCGGCGCGCCTGGGGCACGCTGCTCGCCGCGCGCCTGGCCGAACGGGGACTCGCGCCCTTCGTCCTGGACGCGCCCTCGGCCGAGGCCGCGGAGCCGCTCGCCCGCGACCGGGGCGCCCGAGCCCTGGTGCGGCTCTCCCTGTCCCTGGAGGCCGGGAAGCTCCACGCACGCGGCGATGTGGTGGGCACCTGGGTGAACTTCTGGTCCGGCCGCACGCCATCCCGTCCATCCGCTCCCGCCGCCGCCCTCGTCCACGCCGTGGAGGCGGATGCAGCGATCCTCGCGCTCGCCGCCGTGGCGCCCCCTCCCGCTCCCCCTCCGGCCACGGGCACGCCGCGTCCGCTCCGCTTCGTGGGGGCCTCCTTCACGCACCTGCCCACGCCCCCCGCGGCGCTCGCGGCGGGGGATCTCGATGGGGACGGACGGGACGAGGTGGTGGTGCTCACCGAGCGCGCCGTCCAGGTGTTCGCGGCGGACGGGCGCCTCGTCGCCGAGCGCTCCCTGGACGTGCTGCCTCCCTCCACCGCGGCCACCCGCGAGCCCTTCGGCGCGGTGGCCATCCTCTCCGGGCCCCCGCGCATCGCCGCCTTCTCCACCCGCTTCGCCCACGGCACGGTGCTGGCGCTGGAACAGGGCGCCCTGCGCTTCGTGTCCCGGCTCGAGTCCGTGCCCCTGGGGCCAGAAGCCCGGGGTGCCTTCGTTCCGGGACAGACCGCGTTCACCCCCGAGGTGCGGCTCGGCTCCGGAGAGCAGCGGCTCGAGCACGTCCCGGCCCGCTTCACCTCCTTCAGCGCCGCCGGCTCCCAGGTACTCCTCGTCCATCCGGACGGCTCGGGCTCCTTCTACGCCCAGCCCTCGGCGGCCCCGGTCGCGCTCTCGGGGCTCGGCGCGGGCAGCCTGCTCGGAGACGTGGATGGAGACGGGACACCGGAGCTGCTCACCACCTCGCCCGAGTTCCAACCCACGCCCGACGTCCTGCGCGTCTTCCCGACGAAGGGGGGCCTCTCCCTGTCGCGCGAGCCGCTCTGGCAGGGACCCCTGCCCGCAGGCCGGGCGCTGCTGGGGGTGACGGCGAACCTGGACGGAGACGCGTTCCGCGAGGTGCTCGTGGGGCTCACCCGGCCCGATGGCTCGGGCGAACTCTTCCTCCTGCGCCAGGGTGCGCCATGA
- a CDS encoding penicillin-binding protein 1A: MTPSPSSSTPPAPAPRSGPGGRLWRWTKRLLMLAAVAGVLLVLVCAGVYFYFNQGLPSAEALRNYALPQVTKVRCADGSVCAEYFLPQGRRTVVNIEHLPPHVRNAFLAAEDADFYKHAGLDFFGMTRAAVKNLIPGSRKSGASTLTQQVVKNMLLTPERSLSRKIREWILTPRVEQALTKDQILSLYINQVYYGQGRSGIEEAALYYFGKHAEKLSLGEAAVLAGTVQSPNRINPERNIVKAKQRQRYVLGQMAAHGFAPQAEVDKELEKPIVLAPRPPPEQGLYYAEEIRRTLVARYGEEAVLSGGLRVDIAMEPKLQAVADDSVRKGLEAVDRRQGYRGPVGTIDLARFERLKPLLARQVEEAGRRQKEGASVADLTSLAQTEEPPPAVAGAPVAPTPTEEAEDATLSPDEKLAQGVALAPLVEGLRVAGVVTQVDDTTKKARVDLVGRMAEIPFASVTWARQKGKSAPTKMSQVMKPGDIVRVRVLRVTPAPALLDATLDQVPLVQGGLVVIRPSDRHVVALVGGYDFARSPYNRATQARRQPGSSFKPFIYGAALGSGRFTPITTVNDAPEAIRDPYTGKTWKPQNYDRTFEGPMTLRTALTKSKNTVSVRIIEAITPVAAIDFANRAGIRSPLPENLTLALGTGEVSMIEAANAYATLQSNGRYAEPLLLLKVTNAQGKVLEEHQPAFEEKLPPAVAYLTTSLMRSVVEEGTARAVTELHRPAAGKTGTANESRDTWFSGYTADWVASAWVGFDDHSPLGGSETGGRAPLPIWLEFMRAAHEGLPAREFEVPPGVVQVRIDPATGLLAGNSVPGRLESFLEGTQPTAEAPPPGHASETDFFLQEGSRGL; the protein is encoded by the coding sequence ATGACTCCCTCTCCTTCCTCCTCGACTCCCCCGGCGCCCGCGCCCCGTTCCGGTCCGGGAGGCCGGCTGTGGCGTTGGACGAAGCGGCTGCTGATGCTCGCGGCCGTGGCGGGAGTGCTGCTCGTGCTCGTCTGCGCGGGCGTCTATTTCTACTTCAACCAGGGACTGCCCTCGGCCGAGGCGCTGCGCAACTATGCCCTGCCCCAGGTGACGAAGGTGCGGTGCGCGGACGGCTCGGTGTGCGCCGAGTACTTCCTGCCCCAGGGCCGGCGCACCGTGGTGAACATCGAGCACCTGCCGCCCCACGTGCGCAACGCCTTCCTCGCCGCCGAGGACGCGGACTTCTACAAGCACGCGGGCCTGGACTTCTTCGGCATGACGCGCGCGGCGGTGAAGAACCTCATCCCCGGCAGCCGCAAGTCCGGCGCCTCCACGCTCACGCAGCAGGTGGTGAAGAACATGCTGCTCACGCCCGAGCGCAGCCTCTCGCGCAAGATTCGCGAGTGGATCCTCACCCCGCGCGTGGAGCAGGCGCTCACCAAGGATCAGATCCTCAGCCTCTACATCAACCAGGTGTATTACGGGCAGGGCCGCAGCGGCATCGAGGAGGCGGCGCTCTACTACTTCGGCAAGCACGCGGAGAAGCTGAGCCTCGGCGAGGCGGCGGTGCTGGCGGGCACGGTGCAGTCGCCCAACCGCATCAACCCCGAGCGCAACATCGTCAAGGCCAAGCAGCGCCAGCGCTACGTGCTCGGACAGATGGCCGCGCACGGCTTCGCCCCCCAGGCGGAGGTGGACAAGGAGTTGGAGAAGCCCATCGTGCTCGCGCCCCGGCCGCCCCCGGAGCAGGGCCTGTACTACGCCGAGGAGATCCGCCGCACGCTCGTGGCGCGCTACGGCGAGGAGGCCGTGCTCAGCGGCGGGTTGCGCGTGGACATCGCCATGGAGCCCAAGCTCCAGGCCGTGGCCGACGACTCGGTGCGCAAGGGCCTGGAGGCGGTGGATCGGCGCCAGGGCTACCGCGGCCCCGTGGGCACCATCGATCTCGCGCGCTTCGAGCGGCTCAAGCCCCTGCTGGCCAGACAGGTGGAGGAAGCGGGCCGCCGGCAGAAGGAAGGCGCCTCGGTGGCGGATCTCACCTCGCTCGCGCAGACCGAGGAGCCGCCGCCCGCGGTGGCCGGCGCCCCGGTGGCGCCCACGCCCACGGAGGAGGCGGAGGACGCCACGCTGTCGCCCGACGAGAAGCTCGCGCAGGGCGTGGCGCTCGCGCCGCTCGTCGAGGGTCTGCGCGTGGCGGGCGTCGTCACCCAGGTGGATGACACGACCAAGAAGGCCCGCGTGGACCTGGTGGGGCGCATGGCGGAGATTCCCTTCGCCTCCGTCACCTGGGCCCGCCAGAAGGGCAAGAGCGCGCCCACGAAGATGTCGCAGGTGATGAAGCCCGGGGACATCGTGCGCGTGCGCGTGCTGCGCGTCACCCCGGCGCCCGCGCTGCTCGACGCCACGTTGGATCAGGTACCGCTCGTGCAGGGGGGCCTCGTCGTCATCCGCCCCTCGGATCGGCACGTGGTGGCGCTCGTGGGCGGCTATGACTTCGCGCGCTCGCCCTACAACCGCGCCACCCAGGCCCGGCGCCAGCCCGGCTCGTCCTTCAAGCCCTTCATCTACGGGGCCGCGCTCGGCAGCGGACGCTTCACCCCCATCACCACGGTGAACGACGCCCCCGAGGCCATCCGGGATCCCTACACCGGCAAGACGTGGAAGCCGCAGAACTACGACCGGACCTTCGAGGGCCCCATGACGCTGCGCACCGCGCTCACCAAGTCCAAGAACACCGTGTCCGTGCGCATCATCGAGGCCATCACCCCCGTGGCCGCCATCGACTTCGCCAACCGGGCCGGCATCCGCTCGCCCCTGCCGGAGAACCTCACCCTGGCACTGGGCACCGGCGAGGTGAGCATGATCGAGGCGGCCAACGCCTACGCCACGCTCCAGTCCAATGGCCGCTACGCCGAGCCCCTCCTGCTGCTCAAGGTGACGAACGCCCAGGGCAAGGTGCTCGAGGAGCACCAGCCGGCCTTCGAGGAGAAGCTGCCCCCGGCGGTCGCCTACCTCACCACGTCGCTCATGCGCAGCGTGGTGGAGGAGGGCACGGCGCGCGCGGTGACGGAGCTCCACCGCCCCGCCGCGGGCAAGACGGGCACCGCCAACGAGAGCCGCGACACGTGGTTCTCCGGCTACACCGCCGACTGGGTGGCCAGCGCCTGGGTGGGCTTCGACGACCACTCGCCGCTCGGCGGCTCGGAGACGGGTGGCCGCGCCCCCCTGCCCATCTGGCTGGAGTTCATGCGCGCCGCCCACGAGGGGCTGCCCGCGCGCGAGTTCGAGGTGCCCCCGGGCGTGGTGCAGGTGCGCATCGATCCCGCCACCGGCCTGCTCGCGGGCAACTCCGTGCCCGGCCGGCTCGAGTCCTTCCTCGAAGGCACCCAGCCCACCGCCGAGGCGCCTCCGCCCGGCCATGCCTCCGAGACCGACTTCTTCCTCCAGGAAGGCAGCCGGGGGCTGTGA
- a CDS encoding tetratricopeptide repeat protein translates to MGVAVPTRMRSTTLFACLVTLCLAGCEARSLRGPQGLSPVTRAAPPAASSEAAPCPSFKAEPSSEPVQASAVTAEELAPAEPADALSLPHEEHLAPVDHLGRARVLRQDGDLAGALTEARRAVHDAGEDLDARETALDHLIPLARLAGQKQLAADAYEELAHLFPDGPEPLVQKARILLELGQTESALHAAEAALLLDPEYPEVYQVLGRAHLAAGQLERAIIRFQQAVHLDPYHGYALNNLGFARLLAGQDEAAAEALAQAAYLLPYEGFVHNNLGLAYERLGRYEEAAMAFDTALRLSPKNRNARLNHARLERQTHASAQVQAASREGAREADPG, encoded by the coding sequence ATGGGCGTCGCAGTACCCACACGCATGCGCTCCACCACCCTGTTCGCCTGCCTCGTCACCCTCTGCCTCGCCGGCTGTGAGGCCCGCTCGCTTCGAGGCCCCCAGGGGTTGTCTCCCGTCACCCGCGCCGCCCCCCCGGCCGCGTCCTCCGAGGCCGCACCGTGCCCCTCCTTCAAGGCCGAGCCCTCTTCCGAGCCCGTCCAGGCGAGCGCCGTGACGGCCGAGGAGCTGGCTCCCGCCGAGCCCGCGGATGCGCTCTCGCTGCCGCACGAGGAGCACCTCGCCCCGGTGGATCACCTCGGCCGGGCGCGCGTGCTGCGCCAGGACGGAGACCTCGCGGGAGCCCTCACCGAGGCGCGCCGCGCCGTGCACGACGCGGGGGAGGATCTCGACGCGCGCGAGACGGCGCTCGATCACCTCATCCCCCTGGCCCGCCTCGCCGGCCAGAAGCAGCTCGCGGCCGACGCCTACGAGGAGCTCGCCCACCTCTTCCCGGATGGCCCCGAGCCCCTGGTGCAGAAGGCCCGCATCCTCCTGGAGCTGGGGCAGACCGAGAGCGCCCTGCACGCCGCCGAGGCCGCGCTCCTGCTCGACCCCGAGTACCCCGAGGTGTATCAGGTGCTCGGCCGGGCCCACCTCGCCGCCGGACAGCTCGAGCGCGCCATCATCCGCTTCCAGCAGGCGGTGCACCTCGACCCGTACCATGGGTATGCCCTCAACAACCTCGGCTTCGCCCGGCTGCTCGCTGGCCAGGACGAGGCGGCCGCGGAGGCTCTCGCCCAGGCCGCCTACCTGCTGCCCTACGAGGGCTTCGTCCACAACAACCTGGGGCTCGCCTACGAGCGGCTGGGGCGCTACGAGGAGGCCGCCATGGCCTTCGACACCGCGCTGCGCCTGTCTCCGAAGAACCGCAACGCCCGCCTCAACCACGCGCGGCTCGAGCGCCAGACCCACGCCTCCGCCCAGGTCCAGGCCGCCTCGCGCGAAGGGGCGCGGGAAGCCGATCCGGGCTGA
- the xth gene encoding exodeoxyribonuclease III → MKIAAWNVNSVRARLDRLVEWLKNAQPDVVCLQELKCTDAEFPREAVLEAGYHAAVHGQKTYNGVAILARTPPQDVVSGLSDGVEDSHARVIAATVDGVRVVSVYAPNGQQVDSPAYVYKLEFYARLRRYLDTRHKPDEPLALCGDWNVAPEDIDVWDPVAWQGQTLFTEKEKAAWRELCAFGLTDTFRSLYPAEKKFSWWDYRMLAFQKNQGVRIDHVLATGPLVKRLTAAGVDREARKGKQPSDHAPVWAEFKAG, encoded by the coding sequence ATGAAGATCGCTGCCTGGAACGTGAACTCCGTCCGCGCCCGGCTGGACCGGCTGGTGGAGTGGTTGAAGAACGCTCAGCCCGACGTGGTGTGCCTGCAGGAGTTGAAGTGCACCGATGCCGAGTTTCCGCGGGAGGCCGTGCTGGAGGCGGGCTACCACGCGGCGGTGCACGGGCAGAAGACGTACAACGGGGTGGCCATCCTGGCGCGCACGCCGCCCCAGGACGTGGTGAGTGGCCTGTCCGACGGGGTGGAGGACTCGCACGCGCGGGTGATCGCCGCCACGGTGGACGGGGTGCGGGTGGTGAGCGTGTACGCACCCAACGGGCAGCAGGTGGACTCGCCCGCGTATGTCTACAAGCTGGAGTTCTACGCGCGGCTGCGGCGCTACCTGGACACGCGGCACAAGCCGGACGAGCCGCTCGCGCTCTGCGGGGACTGGAACGTGGCGCCCGAGGACATCGACGTGTGGGATCCGGTGGCGTGGCAGGGGCAGACGCTCTTCACCGAGAAGGAGAAGGCGGCGTGGCGGGAGCTGTGCGCCTTCGGCCTGACGGACACGTTCCGCTCGCTGTACCCGGCCGAGAAGAAGTTCAGCTGGTGGGACTACCGGATGCTGGCCTTCCAGAAGAACCAGGGCGTGCGCATCGACCACGTGCTCGCGACCGGGCCGCTGGTGAAGCGGCTGACGGCGGCGGGGGTGGATCGCGAGGCGCGCAAGGGCAAGCAGCCCTCGGACCACGCGCCGGTGTGGGCCGAGTTCAAGGCCGGCTGA
- a CDS encoding FmdE family protein yields MRTASLLLCSFLLSGCAASRPVAPSPSAAPADSTEAALARITVVHGGAGPWVVAGYRMGQSALQRLGLKAGSFDLEVAHHAPAKVQYTCIADGAAAATGASLGKLNLALVDEPDPSRVATTYRRRSTGDVVTLRPTAGFVERYRDLPRERLAEAGREVLTLPDAEVFEEVR; encoded by the coding sequence ATGCGCACTGCTTCCCTGCTGCTCTGTTCCTTCCTGCTGTCTGGCTGCGCGGCCTCACGCCCCGTGGCCCCTTCCCCATCCGCCGCCCCGGCGGACTCCACCGAGGCCGCGCTGGCCCGCATCACCGTCGTCCATGGAGGCGCGGGCCCCTGGGTGGTGGCGGGCTACCGCATGGGGCAATCCGCGCTGCAGCGGCTCGGGTTGAAGGCGGGCAGCTTCGACCTGGAGGTGGCACACCACGCTCCCGCGAAGGTGCAATACACCTGCATCGCGGATGGCGCGGCGGCGGCCACCGGCGCGAGCCTGGGCAAGCTCAACCTGGCGCTCGTGGACGAACCGGACCCTTCACGCGTGGCGACCACCTACCGCCGCCGCTCGACCGGCGACGTCGTCACGCTGCGGCCCACCGCGGGCTTCGTGGAGCGCTACCGGGACCTGCCCCGGGAACGGCTGGCCGAGGCGGGCCGGGAGGTCCTCACCCTGCCCGATGCCGAGGTCTTCGAGGAAGTCCGCTGA
- a CDS encoding acyl-CoA dehydrogenase family protein, whose translation MDTLPRFLLSESPHPAPLGSVEDWWKQHLRLALSFSLPVDVALAAGFRADRLGYAFASGYHSAIRSLLPGLPREHRYALCATESGGGHPAAMQTRLSGPESGPWRLDGTKTFVTLGHAADELLVVASEGQDEGGRNRLRLVRLDARRAGVTLTELPPPPFVPEVPHAELRLEGVAVELGEVLPGDGYARFLKPFRTVEDCHVFAAVLGWLLQVARRSGWPDEVREGLLALAVMMRGLAQMDPASPEVHLALGGAIGLFRERVASLDPLWTQVDAPTRERWARDRPLLQIAGKVRALRLEAARRSLSGRG comes from the coding sequence ATGGACACGCTCCCGCGGTTCCTCCTCTCCGAATCTCCCCACCCGGCCCCGCTCGGCTCCGTCGAGGACTGGTGGAAGCAGCACCTGCGGCTGGCCCTGAGCTTCTCCCTCCCGGTGGACGTGGCGCTGGCCGCGGGGTTCCGCGCCGACCGCCTGGGGTACGCGTTCGCCTCGGGCTACCACTCGGCCATCCGCTCCCTGCTCCCGGGCCTGCCGCGCGAACACCGCTACGCGTTGTGCGCCACCGAGTCCGGGGGCGGTCATCCCGCCGCCATGCAGACGCGCCTCTCGGGCCCGGAGTCGGGACCCTGGCGTCTGGACGGCACCAAGACCTTCGTCACCCTGGGCCACGCGGCGGACGAGCTGCTGGTGGTGGCCAGCGAGGGCCAGGACGAGGGCGGACGCAACCGGCTGCGGTTGGTGCGCCTGGACGCGCGCCGCGCGGGAGTGACGCTCACGGAGCTTCCACCGCCGCCCTTCGTCCCGGAGGTGCCCCACGCGGAGCTGCGCCTGGAGGGCGTGGCGGTGGAGCTTGGCGAGGTGCTTCCCGGGGATGGCTACGCGCGCTTCCTCAAGCCCTTCCGCACGGTGGAGGACTGCCATGTGTTCGCGGCGGTGCTCGGCTGGCTCCTCCAGGTGGCGCGGCGCTCGGGCTGGCCGGACGAGGTGCGCGAGGGACTGCTCGCCCTGGCGGTGATGATGCGGGGGCTCGCCCAGATGGATCCGGCGTCCCCCGAGGTCCACCTGGCGCTCGGAGGGGCGATCGGCCTGTTCCGCGAGCGCGTGGCGTCGTTGGATCCGCTCTGGACCCAGGTGGATGCGCCGACGCGCGAGCGCTGGGCGCGGGATCGTCCGCTGCTCCAGATCGCCGGGAAGGTGCGGGCCCTGCGCCTCGAGGCCGCCCGGCGGAGCCTCTCCGGACGCGGGTGA